The Bacteroidia bacterium genomic interval AGAGTACCTGTCTGCCAAATTTTCTTAATTTCGCAGTATAAGCTTACATTAAAGCGACCAGGGCAAGAGGAAACTTCCTATGCACAAAACCCTTCTTACACAACTCAATCAATTCAAAAGCTACGGACGGAAAGCTTTTGCGGTCTTGCTCGACCCGGACTATATTTCCAGGCATGACCTGGGTCCATTCTTGACGCGCGCAGAGGCTTGTGAAGTTGATATGCTCCTGCTCGGGGGGAGTTTGATGGTGGATGGGGATATTGATGAAGCTCTCCGTGAGTTGAAACGCCAAACAGATATTCCCGTTGTACTTTTCCCTGGCTCCATTCAGCAAATTTCTTCTGAAGCGGATGCTATTCTTTTGCTTTCTTTAATTAGTGGAAGAAATCCCGAATTACTAATCGGGCAACACGTAATTGCCGCACCCAAATTGAAAAAGAGCGGCTTGGAAATTCTGCCTACGGGCTATATGTTGATTGAGTCAGGTCGTACCACTACGGCTCATTATGTCAGCAATTCTTTACCTATCCCTTATGATAAAGCGGAAATAGCAGCCTGTACAGCTATGGCTGGAGAGATGTTGGGATTGAAACTCATTTATATGGATGGAGGAAGTGGAGC includes:
- a CDS encoding geranylgeranylglyceryl/heptaprenylglyceryl phosphate synthase, encoding MHKTLLTQLNQFKSYGRKAFAVLLDPDYISRHDLGPFLTRAEACEVDMLLLGGSLMVDGDIDEALRELKRQTDIPVVLFPGSIQQISSEADAILLLSLISGRNPELLIGQHVIAAPKLKKSGLEILPTGYMLIESGRTTTAHYVSNSLPIPYDKAEIAACTAMAGEMLGLKLIYMDGGSGAEKSISSPMIAAVSKQVDLPLIIGGGIRSVEDASRIWDAGADMIVIGNALEKGESFELLEAVASCKSGKNQKKAI